A window from Polyangiaceae bacterium encodes these proteins:
- a CDS encoding N-acetylmuramoyl-L-alanine amidase, giving the protein MTRSLGLLMVLPVISASALLIGCGDAGNPPVDDPPDEFWGTEAASVTEHPYQAHFESASQKFNVPAPLLVALGYSETRLYHVPGEASEIEGLPATYGVMGLRGDAIVNGAMLAGVSEADVEADPAANIMAAAALLDEHAKTLQVDRDDLGAWAPAVAEYFANPNLEAAAHFIHEEVYRVLREGIAAPEDSGIGEILGAIPDVTPKFPSPQAYGGGEPPSAYYSLAKWRPAPSSNYTSGRSGYKVELLVVHTCAGGYAGCWGWLNTPYPKNPYKTSAHYVVNESGSEISALVDEVNTAHHVGKSWQSKPTNPRSVGIEHGGFSYTSSNKWTEGQLAASAKLACDVVKRQNIIRDRNHIIGHYQPDPVNRANDPGPAFPWTDYMNRINNCVGGGGGGGGGGGGGSGTTITIDSNSGANNAAVARLVTPSANWKASTNVTGYYNTGYWVAPTAAVSDGVHFEFYLAAPASKQVYAWWTSASDRSTTTPFVVFNAAGTKLGTVNKNQQSGGGSWQSIGTFNFTAGWNRVTVSRWTGAGFQVVADAVQIR; this is encoded by the coding sequence ATGACGCGTTCTCTCGGTTTGCTGATGGTCTTGCCCGTGATTTCGGCTTCTGCGCTTCTCATTGGTTGCGGTGACGCGGGTAATCCGCCCGTGGATGATCCTCCGGATGAATTTTGGGGGACGGAGGCCGCAAGCGTTACTGAGCATCCTTATCAGGCGCATTTCGAGTCTGCGTCGCAGAAGTTCAATGTGCCGGCGCCGCTCCTCGTGGCGCTCGGATATTCGGAAACGCGCCTCTATCACGTGCCTGGTGAAGCGTCCGAAATCGAGGGGTTGCCCGCGACGTATGGTGTGATGGGGCTTCGTGGCGATGCCATCGTCAATGGCGCAATGCTTGCGGGCGTTTCGGAAGCCGATGTGGAAGCCGATCCGGCGGCGAATATCATGGCGGCTGCTGCGCTGCTCGATGAACATGCCAAGACGCTTCAGGTCGATCGTGATGACCTTGGCGCGTGGGCGCCGGCCGTGGCCGAATATTTCGCGAATCCGAACCTCGAAGCGGCCGCGCATTTCATTCACGAAGAAGTCTATCGTGTGCTGCGTGAAGGCATTGCGGCGCCCGAGGACAGCGGCATTGGAGAAATTCTCGGAGCCATTCCCGACGTCACGCCGAAGTTCCCTTCACCGCAAGCATATGGCGGCGGCGAACCTCCCAGCGCCTACTATTCACTTGCGAAATGGCGCCCCGCACCTTCGTCGAATTACACCTCGGGACGCAGTGGATACAAGGTGGAGCTGCTCGTCGTGCACACGTGCGCCGGCGGATACGCGGGCTGTTGGGGCTGGCTCAATACGCCGTACCCGAAGAATCCCTACAAGACGAGCGCTCATTACGTCGTCAACGAGAGCGGCTCGGAAATCTCCGCGCTCGTGGATGAAGTGAATACTGCGCATCACGTCGGCAAGTCATGGCAGAGCAAACCGACGAATCCGCGCTCCGTGGGTATCGAACACGGCGGCTTTTCGTATACCTCGTCCAACAAGTGGACCGAAGGGCAGCTTGCGGCGTCCGCGAAGCTTGCATGTGACGTCGTCAAGCGACAGAACATCATTCGCGACCGCAATCACATCATTGGTCACTACCAGCCCGATCCGGTCAATCGCGCCAACGATCCGGGGCCGGCGTTCCCCTGGACCGATTACATGAATCGCATCAATAATTGCGTCGGCGGTGGCGGCGGTGGCGGCGGCGGCGGCGGTGGTGGCAGCGGCACGACGATCACCATCGATAGCAACAGCGGGGCCAACAACGCCGCAGTGGCGCGGCTCGTTACGCCGTCGGCCAATTGGAAAGCGTCGACGAACGTCACGGGGTATTACAATACCGGCTATTGGGTTGCTCCCACGGCCGCCGTTTCCGATGGCGTGCACTTCGAGTTTTACCTGGCCGCTCCTGCTTCCAAGCAGGTGTACGCGTGGTGGACCTCGGCAAGCGACCGTTCGACGACGACGCCCTTCGTGGTCTTCAATGCGGCGGGCACGAAGCTTGGGACCGTCAACAAGAATCAGCAATCGGGCGGCGGCTCCTGGCAGAGCATCGGTACGTTCAACTTCACGGCGGGCTGGAACCGCGTAACGGTGTCTCGCTGGACCGGGGCGGGATTCCAAGTCGTCGCGGACGCGGTCCAGATTCGCTAA
- a CDS encoding TIGR04551 family protein — MRTSSWSPSLSRTSIPALLAFGSSVLFSVSAAAQPAPAEPQKPPPETTAAPAQPSEAPAQPAEASPAREAAPAPSRPDEDRLVPADAPKTPPKAVASPDPDRDKRALTRQGAERPAAANAVGSRPSEVFAEDWWSQARPSIEVHGVFRTRTELFYQFALGRRDPIASALWPQPADNHYIPTAGEAQVVRLCGDDPTATPLAACEDNTQLGVNMRFRLNPEIHISDNLRIHSQFDVFDNLVFGSTPEGYMNVPAAGGGYTVAARGGYAPLGALSTTAWAPVAGQTSLVDSIVAKRAWAEYSTPVGLLRFGRMPNHWGLGMVYNSGDGYDSDWQSTVDRIMFTTGIKKYDLYFSGAWDHMGIGATSARFGEQQGQPYNLGNLDDVNQYVAIIARKRDPELQLLDLAKGLPVINAGLYFAYRSQTLANDDTSSSTNAASLGQLPTNVRLGYTRREAEFFMPDLWFQFLYKKFRFEAEAAMIYGTIENTGTTGRPSGNLTGQPSVVDVNPLDAKDVGYTVRSFGLTGQAEFRAMEDKLRLDFGFGWASGDPDVESLAPPRTGMEPQLTADRTYSMFRMHPDYRVDLIFWRNIMSRVQGAYYLRPQVQYDFSRDPNGQRLGGSAAVVWSRASEFIQTPGNKRDLGVELDLSLYFQAKDGSLNDGVDKMGGFYTALQYGVFFPLGGLDYLQGEVTRYASENGGSQLQTATAQAFRLYLGVMF; from the coding sequence ATGCGAACTTCGTCGTGGTCCCCAAGCTTGTCGCGCACTTCGATTCCAGCTCTCCTGGCCTTCGGATCGAGCGTGCTTTTCTCGGTGTCCGCTGCGGCGCAGCCCGCGCCCGCCGAGCCTCAAAAGCCCCCTCCGGAGACGACCGCAGCGCCAGCGCAACCGTCTGAAGCGCCAGCGCAACCAGCGGAGGCGAGCCCTGCGCGTGAAGCGGCACCAGCTCCTTCGCGTCCCGACGAAGATCGGCTCGTACCCGCAGATGCACCCAAGACGCCGCCCAAAGCCGTCGCATCGCCCGATCCCGACCGCGACAAACGTGCGCTCACGAGACAAGGCGCCGAGCGTCCCGCAGCGGCAAACGCCGTTGGGTCTCGACCGAGCGAAGTGTTTGCCGAAGACTGGTGGTCACAAGCGCGTCCGAGCATCGAGGTGCACGGCGTATTCCGTACGCGCACGGAACTATTTTACCAGTTTGCCCTGGGACGACGCGACCCGATCGCGAGCGCGCTTTGGCCTCAGCCCGCGGACAACCATTACATCCCGACGGCAGGCGAAGCGCAGGTGGTGCGCCTGTGCGGTGACGATCCCACCGCAACGCCGCTCGCCGCTTGCGAAGACAACACGCAGCTCGGCGTGAACATGCGTTTTCGCTTGAACCCCGAGATCCACATTTCGGACAACCTTCGCATCCATTCGCAGTTCGACGTCTTCGACAACCTCGTCTTCGGATCCACGCCCGAGGGGTACATGAACGTGCCCGCCGCAGGTGGCGGATACACCGTCGCTGCGCGTGGCGGCTACGCGCCGCTCGGAGCGCTTTCCACGACCGCGTGGGCACCCGTTGCAGGTCAAACGAGTCTCGTGGACTCGATCGTCGCCAAGCGCGCGTGGGCTGAGTACTCGACACCCGTCGGGTTGCTCCGATTCGGCCGCATGCCCAATCACTGGGGCCTCGGCATGGTCTACAACTCCGGTGACGGTTACGACTCGGATTGGCAGTCGACGGTCGACCGCATCATGTTCACGACCGGGATCAAAAAGTACGACCTGTACTTCTCCGGCGCTTGGGATCACATGGGCATTGGCGCCACGAGCGCTCGTTTTGGCGAGCAGCAGGGCCAGCCCTACAACCTCGGCAACCTCGACGATGTGAACCAGTACGTTGCAATCATCGCGCGAAAGCGTGACCCCGAACTGCAACTGCTCGATCTGGCCAAGGGACTACCGGTCATCAACGCCGGCCTCTACTTCGCCTACCGCAGCCAAACGCTCGCCAACGACGACACGTCATCGTCCACGAACGCAGCGTCGCTCGGTCAATTGCCGACGAACGTGCGTCTCGGTTATACGCGTCGCGAAGCCGAGTTTTTCATGCCAGACCTTTGGTTCCAGTTCCTGTACAAGAAGTTCCGTTTCGAGGCTGAAGCGGCGATGATTTACGGAACCATCGAGAACACGGGGACCACGGGGCGGCCGAGCGGCAACCTTACGGGGCAACCGTCGGTCGTCGACGTCAACCCGCTCGATGCGAAAGACGTTGGTTACACGGTGCGAAGTTTCGGCTTGACGGGGCAAGCCGAGTTCCGCGCGATGGAGGACAAGCTTCGTCTCGACTTCGGTTTCGGTTGGGCATCGGGCGATCCGGATGTCGAGTCGCTTGCGCCTCCGCGCACGGGCATGGAGCCGCAGCTCACGGCGGATCGCACGTACTCGATGTTCCGCATGCATCCGGACTACCGCGTCGACCTCATCTTTTGGCGCAACATCATGTCGCGCGTGCAGGGCGCCTACTACTTGCGGCCTCAAGTGCAGTACGACTTCTCGCGTGATCCGAATGGCCAAAGGCTTGGTGGCAGTGCGGCGGTCGTTTGGAGCCGTGCGAGCGAGTTCATTCAGACGCCGGGCAACAAGCGCGACCTTGGCGTGGAGCTCGATTTGTCGCTGTATTTCCAGGCAAAAGACGGCAGCCTGAACGACGGTGTCGACAAGATGGGCGGCTTCTACACGGCGCTTCAATACGGCGTGTTCTTCCCGCTCGGCGGCCTCGACTACCTGCAAGGCGAAGTGACGCGTTATGCGAGCGAAAATGGTGGTTCGCAGCTTCAAACGGCCACCGCACAAGCCTTCCGGTTGTACCTGGGCGTGATGTTCTGA
- a CDS encoding PD40 domain-containing protein has product MTTPLHHRRFPWLLSALALVLSSGCREAPIPEKTSPPEAARPAAIAEKPAAPPNTVTPPAPPSAAKPPSSTAKVNEIPPEEKEKLSGFISFISERDGQREVYIVQANGTKEKRFTDNKHADYNGPFSPDGKALLVMRVEGEEGPHKLYHWPLDGSEPKRLGPDTGRIRFPNFTPDGKFIVFESGGSKDLPSEFVDIYRIDSSGKKLERLTNNPEGNFEPAVSPKGDAIVHISSRDRVAELYAMKPDGKSPLRVTNTQRDEWGARFSPDGKRIAFVSDREGADRIWLMDFPSGEARRLTQRSPAPRVTEDKIAWAPSGQKIAYVLTIPDVPSAVVIFDLDNGKETFLHGPAGAQPLSEPSWSPDGRHLAVSVGQGKEQQIWIVREDGGAWMQLTKSAGGNWNPIWGATKSKK; this is encoded by the coding sequence ATGACGACTCCCTTGCACCACCGGCGTTTCCCTTGGTTGTTGTCCGCTCTCGCGCTCGTTCTCTCATCCGGTTGCCGCGAAGCGCCCATTCCGGAAAAAACTTCGCCCCCCGAGGCCGCTCGGCCGGCGGCCATTGCGGAAAAACCGGCTGCTCCACCAAACACCGTAACTCCGCCGGCACCTCCCTCCGCCGCCAAACCGCCGTCTTCTACGGCAAAAGTGAATGAAATTCCTCCGGAGGAAAAGGAAAAACTGTCGGGATTCATTTCGTTCATTTCCGAACGCGATGGTCAGCGCGAAGTGTACATCGTTCAGGCAAACGGAACGAAGGAAAAACGTTTTACCGACAACAAACATGCCGATTACAATGGCCCGTTTTCCCCCGACGGCAAAGCGCTGCTCGTCATGCGCGTCGAAGGTGAAGAAGGGCCGCACAAACTTTATCATTGGCCGCTCGATGGGAGCGAACCCAAAAGGCTGGGCCCGGATACGGGGCGCATTCGTTTCCCAAACTTTACACCGGACGGTAAATTCATCGTATTCGAATCTGGCGGAAGCAAGGACCTTCCATCGGAGTTCGTCGATATCTACCGTATCGATTCGAGTGGCAAAAAGCTCGAACGGCTCACGAACAATCCCGAGGGAAACTTCGAGCCGGCCGTTTCACCCAAAGGTGATGCAATCGTGCACATTTCGAGTCGCGATCGCGTGGCCGAGCTTTATGCCATGAAACCCGACGGCAAGTCGCCTTTGCGTGTCACGAACACGCAGCGTGACGAATGGGGCGCTCGCTTTTCCCCGGATGGAAAACGGATTGCTTTCGTGAGCGATCGCGAAGGGGCCGATCGAATATGGCTTATGGACTTTCCCAGCGGCGAGGCGCGGCGTTTGACGCAGCGTAGCCCTGCACCACGCGTCACCGAGGACAAGATCGCATGGGCGCCGTCAGGTCAAAAGATCGCATACGTATTGACGATTCCCGATGTGCCGAGCGCCGTGGTCATTTTCGATTTGGACAACGGTAAAGAAACGTTTTTGCATGGTCCCGCGGGAGCACAACCGCTGAGCGAGCCGTCGTGGTCGCCGGATGGTCGGCATTTGGCGGTTTCCGTGGGGCAAGGCAAAGAGCAGCAAATTTGGATCGTGCGCGAAGACGGCGGCGCGTGGATGCAATTGACGAAGTCGGCTGGCGGCAATTGGAATCCGATTTGGGGCGCGACCAAATCGAAGAAGTAG
- a CDS encoding OmpA family protein, with the protein MRTRLSLRLLPLVGLCSASLLSATAGAQQTPSSAQEGEFSVQRFEAAPGSKNYFTVEGARMDSLWGFTAGVLFNYANKPFVVRSCKAETNCSEPNATNQRDVNVINDMFTVDVLASLVPLSFMQIGLRVPVMYVSGDGIDLNTGGPAAGGLKAFGVGDATLEGKFRFFGDPQKSAFVLGGAIDVSAPLGTLTAQNSYIGNSLPITAGGRLIFDGQFNKLSFAMNLRGQYRPAARLGTTELGPFEFRYGAAVGYQVSPIFKVFAEGFGGTKFSSLNGTNSLEVGGGAQITPLSLPLAFTIGGGGGVLQGVGVPLFRAIGGVSFVNEVGDEDGDGVNDKKDQCPTIPEDKDGFEDDDGCLDDDNDQDGVPDEKDQCKDKQETINGFQDEDGCPDILPDRDKDNIADSEDKCPDDAGKMRSKEFYGCPDVDEDGVMDKNDQCKDQPEDTDGFQDTDGCPEPDNDGDKILDEADECPDQPEIVNGFKDQDGCPDEAPDSDKDGIPDHLDKCPDKPETLNGVDDEDGCPDRGVSLVQVTDDDIKILQRVEFATGSDKIQGAVSFAVLNSVASVLNTRKQIFLVEVAGHTDNVGPADQNRTLSQKRADAVVKYLVGKGVDASRLVGKGYGPDKPIAENKDAKGRQKNRRVEFVILKSIKKQGSDVQTAPPPPP; encoded by the coding sequence ATGAGAACGCGACTATCGCTCAGGTTGCTGCCACTCGTAGGACTTTGCAGCGCTTCGCTGCTATCCGCGACCGCTGGTGCTCAACAGACGCCGTCGAGCGCGCAGGAGGGCGAATTTTCCGTCCAGCGATTCGAGGCTGCGCCCGGTTCGAAAAACTACTTCACGGTCGAAGGCGCACGCATGGACTCGCTGTGGGGTTTTACCGCAGGGGTCTTGTTCAACTACGCAAACAAGCCGTTCGTCGTGAGGAGCTGCAAGGCGGAGACGAACTGCAGTGAGCCGAATGCGACGAATCAGCGCGACGTGAACGTCATCAACGACATGTTCACGGTGGACGTGCTCGCGTCGCTCGTGCCGCTGTCATTCATGCAAATTGGCTTGCGCGTGCCCGTGATGTACGTGTCGGGTGACGGCATCGACCTCAATACGGGCGGCCCCGCAGCCGGCGGACTCAAAGCATTCGGCGTTGGCGACGCGACGCTCGAAGGCAAGTTCCGCTTCTTTGGCGACCCCCAGAAGAGTGCCTTCGTGCTGGGTGGAGCGATCGACGTATCGGCCCCGCTTGGCACGTTGACCGCGCAAAACAGCTACATCGGCAACAGCTTGCCCATCACCGCAGGCGGCCGGCTCATCTTCGACGGCCAATTCAACAAGCTGTCGTTCGCAATGAACTTGCGCGGTCAGTACCGCCCAGCGGCTCGCCTTGGTACGACCGAGCTCGGCCCCTTTGAATTCCGATACGGCGCGGCGGTGGGCTACCAAGTCAGCCCCATCTTCAAGGTTTTTGCCGAAGGTTTTGGCGGCACGAAGTTCAGCTCGCTCAACGGTACGAACTCGCTCGAAGTCGGTGGCGGCGCGCAGATCACGCCGCTGAGTCTTCCGCTTGCGTTCACGATCGGCGGCGGCGGCGGTGTGCTCCAAGGCGTCGGCGTGCCGCTTTTCCGAGCCATCGGCGGCGTCTCGTTCGTCAACGAAGTGGGTGACGAAGACGGCGACGGCGTCAACGACAAGAAGGACCAATGTCCGACGATCCCCGAAGACAAAGACGGCTTCGAAGACGATGACGGGTGCCTCGACGACGACAACGATCAGGACGGCGTCCCCGACGAGAAAGATCAGTGCAAAGACAAGCAGGAGACGATCAACGGCTTCCAAGACGAAGACGGGTGCCCGGACATCCTGCCCGATCGCGACAAGGACAACATCGCCGACTCGGAAGACAAGTGCCCCGACGATGCCGGCAAGATGCGCAGCAAGGAGTTCTACGGCTGTCCCGATGTCGACGAAGACGGCGTCATGGACAAGAACGATCAGTGCAAGGATCAGCCGGAAGACACTGACGGGTTCCAAGACACCGACGGGTGCCCCGAGCCGGACAACGACGGCGACAAGATCCTCGACGAAGCCGACGAGTGCCCGGACCAACCCGAGATCGTCAACGGCTTCAAAGATCAAGACGGCTGCCCGGATGAAGCTCCCGACAGCGACAAGGACGGGATCCCCGACCACCTCGACAAGTGCCCGGACAAACCAGAAACGTTGAACGGTGTCGACGACGAAGATGGCTGTCCGGACAGGGGCGTGAGCCTCGTCCAAGTCACCGACGACGACATCAAGATCTTGCAGCGCGTCGAGTTCGCGACGGGCAGCGACAAGATCCAAGGCGCCGTCAGCTTCGCCGTGCTCAATAGCGTCGCGAGCGTGCTCAACACGCGAAAGCAGATCTTCCTCGTCGAGGTCGCGGGTCACACGGACAACGTCGGACCTGCCGATCAGAACCGGACTCTGTCGCAGAAGCGCGCCGACGCCGTCGTGAAGTATCTCGTCGGCAAGGGCGTCGACGCGAGCCGCCTCGTTGGCAAGGGATATGGTCCAGACAAACCCATCGCCGAGAACAAGGACGCCAAGGGCAGGCAGAAGAACCGTCGCGTCGAGTTCGTGATCTTGAAGTCCATCAAGAAGCAAGGCTCGGACGTCCAGACGGCGCCGCCCCCGCCCCCCTGA